One Deltaproteobacteria bacterium HGW-Deltaproteobacteria-2 genomic window, GAACCGCTGAAAGTAGAATGTGAACATTTTCTTGATTGCATTGAAAAAGGAAAACAGGCGTTGACTAATGGTGAAGAAGGATTACGCGTCCTCAAGGTTTTAAACGCTTCTGAACATTCATTGAATGAAAATGGATTAAGAATCAATTTAAAAAGTGATTCCGGTTTAAGCCCGCAGAATAAAGCAAACTACGATATCCACCCCACTTCACAAATTGATGATGGCGTCGAAGTTGGAACAGGCACAAAGATATGGCATTTTTCCCATATAATCGCGGGTTCTAAAATCGGTAAAAACTGTTCGATCGGCCAGAATGTTGTTATTGGTCCTGAAGTTAAAATTGGCAATGGCTGTAAAATACAAAACAACGTATCTGTTTATAAAGGTGTGACCCTTGAAGATTATGTTTTCTGCGGCCCCTCCGTCGTTTTTACGAATGTTATTAATCCCCGTTCTGAAATTAAAAGAATGTCGGAAATTAAACCGACATTAATAAAAAAAGGAGCTTCCCTTGGCGCTAATTGCACTATTGTCTGCGGTCACACCATCGGCAGTTACGCTTTTATCGCGGCGGGCGCGGTAGTTACCAGAGATGTCCCTGATTACGCTTTAATGATGGGCAACCCGTCACGGCAAAAAGGCTGGCTGTGTCAGTGCGGTAATAAACTAGACGGGAAATACAAATGTCCTCTATGCGGCCAAAAATATAAAATCAAATCAAAACAGGGGTTGCAAAAATTAAAATGAAAATGCTGCTGATTACAAGCAGTTTCCCTAATAATAACCTCATCAGCGGCGTATTCATTCCGGATACTATTAAAACTCTTAATACTTTGGGAGTACAAGTTCATGTTCTGACTCAAAATTGTGATGGCTCCGATTCCATTACCAAAACTTTATGGGATGGATGCTCCATAACATATTTCGGCTGGCATGGCGGAAGTACACCTCTCGTAGAATTAATGAAGAAACGGATTTCCGGAATACCTTTAGCATTTCAATATTTCATCAACGGATATTTATCAGGGAAGGCTATCTGTCGCCACTGGCATCCTGATATAATATTCGCCGAATGGCTTATTCCTTCCGGATTAATAGCTGCAATTATTTCCAAATCCACAAAAATACCGTATTGCTGCCGGGGTTTGGGTTCCGATGTTTATTTAGCATCTGAGAATTTACTGATCAGTCCTATTATTAAATACGTTGCCCGAAACAGCAAATATCTTTTTGCCGATGGTTTTGATCTTTGCCATAAAACATCAAAGCTTGCCAACGGTAAGGAATGTTATTTCGCAGCCACTGCCAGAAAATTAGAAAATAAAAAATCAGATTTTCGCCCTCTAGACGATACCGGCCTTTTTACTTTCTGCAGCTTAGGCCGGCTTCATAAAATTAAGGGATTTAATTTTTTAATTAAAGCATGTTCCCTTCTCCAGCAAAACAATATTAATTTCAGATGCTATATTGCAGGCGAAGGAGAAGAAAAAGAAAATTTAAAATTCTTAATTGACAGTTCTGACCTGAAGGGAAAAGTAATATTAACGGGGAAGCTGGAAGACGGTGATATCAGAGATCTCTTCCGTCATGTTGATTGTATCGTTATTCCATCTTTAAGCGAAAGTATCCCTCTGGTTTTATCGGAAGGAGTGAATGCACATAAACCTCTCATTGTAACAAGTGTCGGTGACATGGGTTATCTTGCCGAAAAATATAAATTAGGATATGCTGTTAATAAAGAAAATTATCATGAGCTTGCCGAAGCTCTAATAAAAATGAGCGACGTAAAAATACGGGCTTCGTTTTATGATAAGCGTAATTATGATGAACTAAGTTCAATCTTATCGCCTGATTCAGGGGCAAAAGCAATTTACGAAAAATTAAATGAGGGTTAAATGAGAAAACCTCGTCACACAGTATTATTTTTCATTCTGCTTGGTCTAACTGCCGTTATTATTTTCTGCACAGTTACGAACGGTCACAACTGGGGTGATGACTTCGCAGGGTATATCTTGCAAGCAAAAAGTATTACTCAATTGGATCCCCGTGGTTTCATAGATGCAAATAGTTTCACGGTAAAGAATTCATCTTATGCTTTTGGACCCATTGCCTACCCTTGGGGATTTCCAGCTTTGCTTGCACCATTCTATGCAGTTTTCGGCATGAATATTGTAGGCTTAAAATTATTAGGGGTGATTTCCTTTCTTATTTTTATCATTTTTATCTGGTTGGGATTCCGGAAATATCATTCACCGGTTTGGTTATTTTGTCTTGTTTGTCTTTTTGCCCTGAATCCAACTTTGCTTTCATTTACAGATCAAATCCTTTCAGACTTTCCATTTCTTCTGTTATCTACAGTTAGCGTCTTGCTGACGGGCAGATTGATCATCGAAAAACGTAATATTATCTCTCCGATCTGGGATTATATCCTCTTGGGAGCCATTATAGCCGGTGCTTTTTTTATCCGGACAAATGGATTTTTGCTTCTCATATCACTCGCAATAACTCAATTCATTGCTCTGATACTAAAATTAAAGCAAAGCGACAAACATCCTTCCAGGAGACAAGATTTTTTAAAATATTTATCGATAAATCTGATTCCCTATATTTCTTTCTTTTGCATTGTTCTAACATGGGAAGCGATTTTTCCTCAGGGAGGAACATCTCACTTATCCGCTCTCAATGCCGTTTCTTTGGAAGTTATCAGGAATAATTTGAACTACTATATTAATATGCCAGCTGAATTCTTTAAAGGAGTGCCTAACTATCATGTATTCTATTTTGCAAGTATTCCTGTTGCGATCGCGGGAGTCGTAAAAAGATACCGGTTAGACTATCACATTGTCATATATATAATACTGACCTTCACTCTTTACATATTTTGGCCGCTCCTACAGGGGATCAGGTTTTTATTTCCAATTCTTCCATTCTATTTTTCATTTGTAATCACAGGTTTGGAAATTTTTCAGGGCGGTCAAACGAACACAGAGCAAAAACTCCGGAGATGGATTTGCCTTGTCCCTGTTATTATTGTCTTTGCATACTTCGCCATAAACTCAACGGGCAACGCCTACGCAAATATGATGCGTCATCGTGAATCTTTCACCGGTCCTTATACCGCAAGCGCTCAAAGTATGTTTTCATTTATTAAATCAAACACAGAAAAAGAAACTACTATCGTCTTCTTTAAACCGCGACTTATGAGAATGATGACAGACCGTAAATCTATTATGTTGAGAAGAAAAGATGAGCTTTCACGCGGAGACTATTTGTGTTTGTATCTCTTGGCTCCGGCAAGAGACCAGGTGTCATTGGATACAATACAAAGTTTGTCAGATGAGAAAACCGCCTTTTTAATCTATGAAAACAGCGAATTTAAAATATATAAATTAACTTTTAACAAAATTCCCTTTATGAACCGGCAAGGAATGCATCAATAATGAAAGGATAAGAGGGTTTAATTATGAGTGCCAACAAAATTCTAGTCACCGGCGCCGGTGGTTTTATCGGCAGCCATCTGGCGGAAAGACTCACCGAACTCGGATACTCTGTTCGCGCTTTTGTGCGCTATAACTCCAACAACAATTGGGGATGGCTGAATAATTCTTCCTATCTTAAAGACATTGAAGTTTATTCCGGAGATATTCGTGATTATGACTCCGTCCGAAATGCGATGAAAGGCTGCCGGGAAGTTTATCATCTGGCGGCATTGATCGGAATCCCTTATTCATACGATTCCCCCCTTGCCTATATCAAGACCAATATTGAAGGAACATATAATATACTGGAAAATGCCCGTCTCGGAAATTTTAAAAATGTGGTTATTACCTCAACTTCTGAAACATACGGCACAGCCCAATTCGTACCCATTTCTGAAAATCATCCTCTTGTTGGTCAGTCGCCTTATTCGGCATCAAAAATTGCTGCCGATCAACTGGCCCTTAGTTATTGGCTTTCTTTTCAGCTTCCGGTAAAAATCGTCCGCCCTTTTAACACTTATGGCCCCCGTCAATCATCAAGAGCGATAATTCCTACTGTAATTAGTCAGATATTATCCGGCAAAAAAATATTAACCCTGGGTAATATTTACCCTACGCGTGATTTAACGTTTGTTAAAGACACTGTTGAAGGTTTTATTGCAATAGCCAAAGCCGGAAAACTCGCCGGATCAGTAACCAATGTTGGTAATGGTTTTGAGATATCTGTAAAAGATTTGGCAATAAAAATAGGTCTGCTTTTAAACACAAAAATTCGTTTTCAAACGGCATTGAAACGCCGGCGACCGGTTAATAGTGAAGTCGAACGACTCCTTTGTGATAATAATAGAATTATGACAATTACAAAATGGCGGCCTCAATATTCACTTGAACAAGGTCTTCAAGAGACTATTGACTGGATTAAAAATAACATTCATATTTATAAGCCGAATCTATATGTAAAATAGGTGATAATATGCAGGCTATAATTCTGGCAGGCGGAAAAGGTACAAGGTTGAAACCTTATACTACTGTTTTACCCAAGCCTCTCTTACCGATAGGAGATTTTCCTATTCTGGAAGTTGTCGTCAAACAACTTAAAAAAAACGGTTTTAAAAAAATCACCATGGCCGTTGGACATCAACATGATCTTTTTATCGCCTTTTTCGGGAAAGGTAATAAATGGGGAATTCCCATTGAATATTATGTTGAAAAGAAACCAATGGGTACTGCCGGAGCAATTTGTCATATTGATAATCTGGATAATAATTTTTTAATGATGAACGGAGACATACTGACTGATCTCAATTTTAAGGAACTCTTTACTATTCACAAGAAGAAGAAAGCTGATCTGACCATTGCGACT contains:
- a CDS encoding NAD-dependent dehydratase gives rise to the protein MSANKILVTGAGGFIGSHLAERLTELGYSVRAFVRYNSNNNWGWLNNSSYLKDIEVYSGDIRDYDSVRNAMKGCREVYHLAALIGIPYSYDSPLAYIKTNIEGTYNILENARLGNFKNVVITSTSETYGTAQFVPISENHPLVGQSPYSASKIAADQLALSYWLSFQLPVKIVRPFNTYGPRQSSRAIIPTVISQILSGKKILTLGNIYPTRDLTFVKDTVEGFIAIAKAGKLAGSVTNVGNGFEISVKDLAIKIGLLLNTKIRFQTALKRRRPVNSEVERLLCDNNRIMTITKWRPQYSLEQGLQETIDWIKNNIHIYKPNLYVK
- a CDS encoding nucleoside-diphosphate-sugar pyrophosphorylase, with the translated sequence MQAIILAGGKGTRLKPYTTVLPKPLLPIGDFPILEVVVKQLKKNGFKKITMAVGHQHDLFIAFFGKGNKWGIPIEYYVEKKPMGTAGAICHIDNLDNNFLMMNGDILTDLNFKELFTIHKKKKADLTIATHKRVQDVNYGTLEYNKEGFLTKFTEKPSIPFSVSMGVYVLSRSVLRLIPRKGSFDFPDLVQKMLVEKMSVYCHPYDGYWMDIGRPEDYEQAIDDYEKIKDRL